Proteins from a genomic interval of Lolium perenne isolate Kyuss_39 chromosome 1, Kyuss_2.0, whole genome shotgun sequence:
- the LOC127307335 gene encoding dirigent protein 22, whose protein sequence is MASLLAYVSLATLLTGMATVFFASAVDGVGTQNAPKHLHFYMHDGYTGPKPTSVLVVNGTGQPLKGSGGGARFGDTVVMDDRLTEGPTLASRVVGRAQGFSVTASQGDPAMILAMNVLLTDGPYNGSSLTVMGRNDIAMPERELTVVGGTGAFRMATGYVLWKTASWRGRNAVLELDAYVYVSPAAARA, encoded by the coding sequence ATGGCTTCCCTACTCGCCTATGTATCGCTAGCTACGCTACTCACGGGCATGGCCACAGTCTTTTTCGCCTCTGCCGTCGACGGCGTCGGCACGCAGAATGCCCCCAAACATCTCCACTTCTACATGCACGACGGCTACACTGGCCCCAAACCTACCTCCGTTCTAGTCGTAAACGGGACTGGCCAGCCGCTGAAGGGCTCCGGCGGAGGCGCCCGCTTCGGCGACACAGTGGTCATGGACGACCGCCTTACCGAGGGCCCTACGCTGGCGTCGAGAGTCGTCGGACGCGCCCAGGGATTCTCTGTAACGGCGTCCCAGGGCGATCCCGCAATGATCCTCGCCATGAACGTGCTGCTCACCGACGGGCCTTACAACGGGAGCTCGCTGACCGTGATGGGCCGCAACGACATCGCGATGCCGGAGAGGGAGCTGACGGTGGTCGGCGGGACCGGAGCTTTCAGGATGGCCACCGGGTACGTACTCTGGAAAACCGCGAGCTGGCGCGGGAGGAACGCCGTCCTCGAGCTGGATGCCTACGTCTACGTCAGTCCCGCCGCCGCCCGTGCATGA